One Mycobacteroides salmoniphilum DNA segment encodes these proteins:
- a CDS encoding PH domain-containing protein: MGYPENVLADDEQVVLHHHPHWKRLIGPALVLILSTGAAAFVAAMVDNTDWQATAKNVVMIAIGVVWLVLVSWLSVWPFLNWLTTHFVITDRRVMFRHGLLSRSGIDIPLARINSVEFRHGLVDRILRTGTLIIESASQDPLEFHEIPRVEYVHSLLYHEVFDTLGSEEGDSRSTGRGRERPPAT; encoded by the coding sequence GTGGGGTATCCGGAGAACGTGCTCGCCGACGATGAGCAGGTGGTGTTGCACCACCATCCGCACTGGAAGCGACTGATCGGCCCGGCGTTGGTGCTGATTCTTTCCACCGGCGCGGCAGCCTTTGTCGCCGCGATGGTCGATAACACCGACTGGCAGGCCACCGCGAAGAACGTGGTGATGATCGCGATCGGTGTTGTCTGGCTGGTGCTGGTCAGCTGGCTGAGCGTATGGCCATTCCTGAACTGGCTGACCACACATTTCGTCATCACCGATCGGCGCGTGATGTTCCGTCACGGATTGTTGAGCCGTTCGGGAATCGACATCCCGCTGGCACGGATCAACAGCGTCGAGTTCCGGCATGGCCTGGTGGACAGAATCTTGCGCACCGGCACGCTGATCATCGAATCGGCGTCACAGGATCCGCTGGAATTTCATGAGATACCGCGAGTGGAATACGTTCACTCGCTGCTGTATCACGAGGTCTTCGACACCCTCGGTTCTGAGGAGGGCGACAGCCGCTCCACCGGGCGAGGCCGCGAACGGCCCCCTGCCACGTGA
- a CDS encoding biotin--[acetyl-CoA-carboxylase] ligase, which translates to MTADKLTLTDSPGGQWRRIDVVDETGSTNADLVARAAAGEDIDGVVLLAEHQTAGRGRHGRNWGAPARTQLSMSVGIAVGEVPPDRWGLVPLLAGVAIVDAVAEVSGIQAGLKWPNDVLVEGRKLCGILAEVATPQSAIVLGLGLNATFTEHELPDPNATSLTILGWTNPDRNELARAVLRELGGRVEHWRTARGVDNQLLEDYRARSITLGSTVRAELPGERELIGVAVGLGNDGQLRIESADGTVTAVTAGDITHLRPHGEQ; encoded by the coding sequence GTGACCGCGGACAAACTCACCCTCACCGACAGCCCCGGCGGACAGTGGCGCCGTATCGACGTCGTCGACGAAACCGGATCCACCAACGCCGATCTGGTCGCGCGCGCCGCGGCGGGGGAGGACATTGACGGCGTCGTGTTGCTTGCCGAACACCAGACCGCCGGTCGCGGGCGTCACGGCCGCAACTGGGGCGCCCCCGCGCGCACACAGCTGTCCATGTCAGTGGGTATCGCAGTGGGTGAGGTGCCGCCGGACCGGTGGGGTCTGGTGCCGCTGCTGGCCGGGGTGGCCATCGTCGACGCGGTCGCGGAGGTCAGTGGAATCCAGGCCGGGCTCAAATGGCCCAACGATGTGCTCGTGGAGGGACGCAAGCTGTGCGGGATCCTGGCTGAGGTTGCCACGCCCCAGTCGGCCATCGTGCTCGGTCTCGGACTCAACGCGACCTTCACCGAACACGAGTTGCCAGACCCCAACGCCACCTCGCTGACGATCCTCGGCTGGACCAATCCCGATCGCAACGAGCTGGCCCGTGCGGTGCTGCGTGAGCTCGGCGGCCGCGTCGAGCATTGGCGCACCGCGAGGGGTGTCGACAATCAGCTGTTGGAGGACTACCGCGCGCGCAGCATCACCTTGGGGTCGACGGTGCGCGCCGAGCTGCCGGGCGAACGTGAACTGATCGGCGTCGCCGTCGGGCTCGGCAATGATGGACAGCTCCGTATCGAGAGTGCCGATGGCACTGTCACCGCGGTCACGGCGGGCGACATAACGCATCTGCGCCCGCATGGCGAGCAGTAA
- a CDS encoding Rieske 2Fe-2S domain-containing protein → MSRDDIIREIDGGTVMTRFARGWHCLGLAESFHDGQPHGIEAFGTKLVVFADSHGDIKVLDGYCRHMGGDLSQGSVKDDSIACPFHDWRWGGDGKCTLVPYAKRTPKLARTRSWPSVEVNGQLLVWHDPEGSTPPAELAPPTIEGYEEGKWSSWQWNSILIEGSHCREIVDNNVDMAHFFYIHHAYPTYFKNVIEGQTASQFMESKPRPDYVPNPEKLWEGTGVRSEATYFGPAYMIDWIHNDLGPGFTVEVALINCHYPVTHNSFVLQWGVAIQEMPDLPADNARKLAAAMATSFGDGFLEDVEIWKNKTRIDNPLLTQEDGAVYQHRRWYEQFYVDLADITPDMTERFEIEVDTTHAHGVWVHEVEENLAERAAAMASQLSP, encoded by the coding sequence ATGAGCCGTGACGACATTATCCGCGAAATCGATGGTGGCACAGTGATGACCCGGTTTGCCCGGGGGTGGCATTGCCTGGGATTGGCCGAGTCGTTCCACGATGGGCAGCCGCACGGCATCGAGGCATTCGGCACCAAGCTGGTGGTGTTCGCCGACTCTCACGGCGATATCAAGGTGCTGGACGGATACTGCCGCCACATGGGTGGCGATCTGTCGCAGGGCAGCGTCAAGGATGACAGCATCGCGTGTCCATTCCATGATTGGCGTTGGGGCGGTGACGGCAAGTGCACGCTGGTGCCCTACGCCAAGCGCACCCCGAAGCTCGCGCGCACGCGTAGCTGGCCCAGTGTTGAGGTGAACGGACAACTCCTCGTGTGGCACGACCCGGAAGGGTCCACGCCGCCCGCCGAGCTCGCACCGCCGACAATCGAAGGGTACGAAGAGGGCAAATGGTCCTCGTGGCAATGGAATTCGATCCTGATCGAGGGATCGCACTGCCGTGAGATCGTTGACAACAATGTCGACATGGCACACTTCTTCTACATTCACCACGCCTATCCGACGTACTTCAAGAACGTCATCGAGGGGCAGACCGCCAGCCAGTTCATGGAGTCCAAGCCGCGGCCAGACTATGTTCCCAACCCCGAAAAGCTTTGGGAAGGAACGGGTGTGCGGTCGGAGGCCACATACTTCGGCCCGGCGTACATGATTGACTGGATCCACAACGACCTTGGACCCGGATTCACCGTCGAGGTGGCGCTCATCAACTGTCACTACCCGGTAACGCACAATTCCTTCGTGCTGCAGTGGGGTGTGGCCATCCAGGAGATGCCCGATCTGCCCGCAGACAACGCGCGCAAGCTCGCCGCCGCGATGGCCACGTCATTCGGCGACGGGTTCCTGGAGGACGTCGAGATCTGGAAGAACAAGACGCGCATAGACAATCCGCTGTTGACGCAGGAGGATGGCGCGGTCTACCAGCACCGCCGCTGGTATGAGCAGTTCTACGTGGACCTGGCGGATATCACCCCGGACATGACGGAACGCTTTGAGATCGAGGTGGACACCACGCACGCCCACGGGGTGTGGGTGCACGAGGTCGAAGAGAATCTCGCCGAGCGGGCGGCCGCCATGGCATCTCAGTTATCGCCCTAG
- a CDS encoding AMP-binding protein — protein MTAASTPHAGVPRADIAAMLLDRVGDSHPGLRTRDRDWTWHDVVGESAARGALARKLRVGGPFHIGVLLQNVPDFVFWLGAAALTGATIVGINPARGPADMAAEIRHTDCQLIVTDTEHLGRLQGLDLGVTADRFLVIDSPGYPALIDENRTVAAASEDVGTDSLLLLLFTSGTTGASKAVKCSQGRLAQIAYLATEKFGHNRRDVDYCCMPLFHGNALMALWAPALANGATMCLTPAFSASRFLPDVRYFGATFFTYVGKALGYLLATPEQSDDADNQLVRGFGTEASPEDQAVFRRRFGAELFEGYGSSEGGGAVALDPDAPTGALGRPAHDGVSIVDPGTLNDCVAAIIDEHGRVLNVDEAVGEIVDKQGRRGFEGYYKNDDADADRIRNGWYWTGDLGYLDAAGFIYFAGRRGDWIRVDGENTSALTIERVLRRHPAVIAAGAYAVPDPRSGDQVMASIEVADPDAFDVDGFTEYLSRQEDLGSKGIPRFLRVSANLPVTGSNKVLKRELQEQRWHTEEPVFRWEGRGTPVFQRMEPRDKTALDAQFTVYGRQRLL, from the coding sequence ATGACCGCTGCGTCCACCCCCCACGCTGGTGTGCCCCGGGCCGATATCGCGGCCATGCTCCTCGATCGCGTGGGCGACAGTCATCCAGGGCTGCGTACCCGTGATCGTGACTGGACGTGGCATGACGTGGTCGGTGAGTCCGCCGCGCGGGGCGCACTCGCGCGGAAACTGAGGGTCGGCGGGCCTTTTCATATCGGGGTCCTCTTGCAGAACGTCCCCGATTTCGTCTTCTGGCTCGGCGCCGCCGCACTGACCGGGGCCACCATCGTGGGCATCAACCCCGCCCGTGGGCCGGCGGACATGGCCGCCGAGATCCGTCATACGGACTGTCAGCTGATCGTCACTGACACCGAGCACCTCGGCCGGCTGCAGGGTCTGGATCTCGGTGTGACGGCGGACCGGTTTCTGGTGATCGACAGCCCCGGATACCCCGCACTGATCGACGAGAACCGCACCGTGGCAGCGGCTTCCGAGGATGTGGGTACCGATTCGCTGCTCCTGCTGCTCTTTACCTCCGGCACGACCGGGGCCTCCAAGGCGGTGAAATGTAGCCAGGGACGGCTTGCGCAGATTGCCTACCTGGCGACCGAAAAATTCGGGCACAACCGCCGCGATGTCGACTACTGCTGCATGCCGCTGTTCCACGGGAATGCGTTGATGGCGCTGTGGGCTCCCGCGCTCGCCAACGGTGCCACGATGTGTTTGACACCTGCTTTCTCGGCATCGCGCTTCCTGCCCGATGTGCGCTACTTCGGCGCGACATTCTTCACCTATGTCGGCAAGGCACTCGGATACCTGTTGGCCACCCCGGAGCAGTCCGACGATGCCGATAACCAGCTGGTGCGGGGATTCGGCACCGAGGCATCACCGGAGGATCAAGCGGTGTTCCGACGACGGTTCGGTGCGGAACTGTTTGAGGGCTATGGGTCCAGCGAGGGAGGGGGCGCGGTCGCGCTGGATCCGGATGCGCCGACTGGCGCGCTGGGGCGTCCGGCACATGACGGTGTGTCGATCGTCGACCCGGGAACGCTCAACGATTGTGTCGCAGCCATTATCGATGAGCACGGCCGTGTGCTCAACGTCGATGAGGCCGTGGGCGAGATCGTCGACAAACAGGGCAGGCGCGGCTTTGAGGGCTACTACAAGAATGACGATGCCGACGCCGACCGCATCCGCAACGGGTGGTACTGGACCGGTGATCTCGGCTATCTCGACGCGGCCGGGTTCATCTATTTCGCGGGCCGGCGCGGCGACTGGATCCGGGTCGATGGGGAGAACACCTCGGCGCTGACCATCGAGCGGGTGCTGCGGCGCCACCCCGCCGTGATCGCGGCCGGGGCCTATGCGGTACCTGACCCGCGCTCCGGTGATCAGGTGATGGCATCCATCGAGGTGGCCGACCCGGACGCATTCGATGTGGACGGTTTCACCGAGTACCTGTCACGGCAGGAGGATCTGGGCAGCAAGGGAATTCCACGCTTCCTCCGGGTGTCGGCCAACCTGCCGGTGACGGGCTCCAACAAGGTTCTCAAACGCGAGCTGCAGGAGCAGCGCTGGCATACCGAGGAGCCCGTGTTTCGTTGGGAGGGAAGGGGCACCCCGGTTTTTCAGCGGATGGAACCACGGGACAAAACCGCACTCGATGCTCAATTCACGGTATATGGACGACAACGGCTGCTGTAG
- a CDS encoding acyl-CoA carboxylase subunit beta, translating to MTTTEPDIHTTAGKLADLRRRSEETLHPVGEAAVDKIHAKGKLTARERIYALLDEGSFVELDALAKHRSSNFGLGDKRPLGDGVVTGFGTIDGRDVCIFSQDVSVFGGSLGEVYGEKIVKVQQLALKTGRPLVGINEGAGARIQEGVVSLGLYSQIFHNNIIASGVIPQISLIMGPAAGGHVYSPALTDFIVMVDQTSQMFITGPDVIKTVTGEDVTMEELGGAHTHEAKSGTTHYVASGEQDAFDYVRDILSYLPSNNASEPPRHPGPEPTDGAIEDHLTDEDIELDTLIPDSPNQPYDMHEVITRILDDDEFLEVQSGYAQNIIVGFGRVDGRSVGIVANQPTQFAGCLDINASEKAARFIRTCDCFGVPIITLVDVPGFLPGTEQEFNGIIRRGAKLLYAYGEATVPKITVITRKAYGGAYCVMGSKDMGADVNVAWPTAQIAVMGASGAVGFVYRSQLAEASKNGDDVDALRLQLQAEYEDTLVNPYMAAERGYVDAVIPPSHTRGYIATSLRLLDRKIVRLPPKKHGNIPL from the coding sequence ATGACGACCACCGAGCCGGATATCCACACCACCGCGGGCAAGCTCGCCGATCTGCGTCGGCGCAGCGAGGAGACACTGCACCCGGTCGGTGAGGCCGCCGTCGACAAGATCCACGCCAAGGGCAAGCTGACCGCCCGTGAGCGCATCTACGCGTTGCTCGACGAGGGCTCGTTCGTGGAATTGGACGCGTTGGCCAAGCACCGCAGCTCAAACTTCGGTCTGGGCGACAAGCGCCCACTCGGCGACGGCGTGGTGACCGGTTTCGGCACCATCGACGGCCGCGATGTGTGCATCTTCAGCCAGGACGTCTCGGTGTTCGGCGGCAGCCTCGGTGAGGTGTACGGCGAGAAGATCGTCAAGGTGCAGCAGCTGGCCCTCAAGACCGGCCGCCCGCTCGTCGGCATCAACGAGGGCGCGGGCGCCCGCATCCAGGAGGGTGTGGTCTCCCTCGGCCTGTACAGCCAGATCTTCCACAACAACATCATCGCCTCGGGCGTCATCCCGCAGATCTCGCTCATCATGGGCCCGGCCGCCGGTGGCCACGTCTACTCGCCCGCACTGACCGACTTCATCGTCATGGTCGACCAGACCAGCCAGATGTTCATCACCGGCCCCGACGTCATCAAGACCGTCACCGGTGAGGACGTCACCATGGAGGAGCTGGGTGGTGCGCACACCCATGAAGCGAAATCCGGCACCACGCACTATGTCGCCTCCGGCGAGCAGGACGCCTTCGACTATGTCCGCGACATCCTGAGCTACCTGCCCTCGAACAACGCCTCGGAGCCACCGCGCCATCCGGGACCGGAGCCCACCGACGGCGCCATTGAAGACCACCTCACCGACGAGGACATCGAGCTCGACACGCTGATCCCGGACTCCCCGAACCAGCCGTATGACATGCACGAGGTCATCACCCGCATCCTCGACGATGACGAGTTCCTCGAGGTGCAGTCCGGATACGCACAGAACATCATCGTCGGATTCGGCCGCGTGGACGGCCGCAGCGTCGGCATCGTCGCCAACCAACCCACCCAGTTCGCGGGCTGCCTGGACATCAACGCCTCCGAGAAGGCAGCGCGGTTCATCCGCACCTGTGACTGCTTCGGTGTCCCGATCATCACCCTGGTGGATGTGCCCGGCTTCCTGCCCGGCACCGAGCAGGAGTTCAACGGCATCATCCGGCGCGGCGCCAAGCTGCTGTACGCGTACGGCGAGGCCACCGTTCCGAAGATCACGGTCATCACCCGGAAGGCCTACGGCGGCGCGTACTGCGTCATGGGCTCGAAGGACATGGGCGCCGACGTCAACGTCGCCTGGCCCACCGCACAGATCGCGGTCATGGGCGCCTCCGGCGCGGTCGGGTTCGTGTACCGCTCGCAGCTGGCCGAGGCATCCAAGAACGGCGACGACGTGGACGCCCTGCGCCTTCAGCTGCAGGCGGAGTACGAAGACACCCTGGTGAACCCGTACATGGCTGCCGAGCGCGGATACGTCGACGCGGTCATCCCGCCGTCGCACACCCGCGGCTACATCGCCACCTCGCTGCGCTTGCTCGATCGCAAGATCGTGCGGCTCCCACCGAAGAAGCACGGAAACATCCCACTGTGA
- a CDS encoding acyl-CoA carboxylase epsilon subunit produces the protein MTEEGTETAEANSVGEGRVKAADVQVLSGNPTDAEIAALVAALSALASKAETESLKPRNLWAEPIDMLRYSPHSWQRVTLFERAKLARPQGTF, from the coding sequence GTGACTGAAGAAGGCACCGAGACCGCCGAGGCGAACTCTGTCGGGGAAGGCCGCGTGAAGGCTGCCGACGTACAGGTGCTCAGCGGCAACCCGACCGACGCGGAGATCGCGGCTCTGGTCGCGGCGTTGAGCGCATTGGCCTCGAAGGCGGAGACCGAGAGCCTCAAGCCCCGCAACCTCTGGGCCGAACCGATCGACATGCTGCGCTACAGCCCGCACAGCTGGCAGCGGGTCACGCTGTTCGAGCGCGCGAAGCTGGCGCGTCCGCAGGGCACGTTCTAG
- a CDS encoding Maf family protein, translated as MTAFVLASASPARERILEQAGLNPVVIVSHVDEHLVMATQPSGTAPTRAVEVLACAKAFDVATALAGEVAADAVVLGCDSMLFLDGTLQGKPGTVEEARRRWGLMAGRSAELLTGHCLVRVVDGKPVARVSETRSTTVHFGTPSAEDLEAYLATGEPLQVAGAFTLDGLGSWFVEGIDGDPSNVIGVSVPLLGRLLDKLGVPASSLWVGHVKHVPPKPFHPDTPSVAPLPPRMVPMFDSLVMIGPTQQQEFRDTHGNPIPHMPSINTSFQTACRDDSFDLGVHTNRGACLWTGDYLNTGDGIQLIAVDPASPSVALGGRSKPLVLPADAQDGARLLPTGSAELAHRSLLFASCIPSPGCSTFVSADTTVYDVSEPGKSSYRPLGVMVGISQPSGVSVPGRRMLVAGNIGTGPWAPRIAWLTPPIDDPAFLDSSAWEKVGQITGGGDRENQLFALPAGGFGLLDSNGSGDAHIGLKLFRTPQELVSEPMTVLIRNDPSDPRPDDPFMSRDPHRLLQPYGPQVVSITMNADGTQTLYFLVSQWVTDPTRAYRTILYSIVLAPQYLSI; from the coding sequence GTGACCGCATTTGTCCTCGCGTCCGCGTCCCCCGCACGCGAACGGATCCTCGAGCAGGCCGGCCTCAATCCGGTCGTCATCGTGTCGCACGTCGACGAACATCTCGTCATGGCGACGCAGCCTTCGGGCACCGCACCAACGCGCGCCGTGGAGGTTCTGGCCTGCGCCAAGGCGTTTGACGTCGCGACGGCGTTGGCCGGCGAGGTAGCGGCCGATGCAGTAGTGCTGGGCTGCGATTCGATGCTCTTCCTCGATGGCACATTGCAGGGCAAGCCGGGCACCGTCGAGGAAGCGCGCCGCCGTTGGGGGCTGATGGCCGGACGCTCCGCCGAGCTGCTGACCGGACACTGCCTGGTGCGGGTAGTCGACGGCAAACCCGTCGCACGTGTCAGCGAAACACGCTCGACCACAGTGCATTTCGGCACGCCATCGGCGGAAGACCTCGAGGCGTACCTGGCAACCGGCGAGCCCCTCCAGGTAGCGGGCGCATTCACGCTCGACGGCTTGGGCAGCTGGTTCGTCGAAGGCATCGATGGCGACCCATCGAATGTGATCGGTGTCAGCGTGCCGCTGCTCGGGCGGCTGCTGGACAAGCTCGGCGTACCCGCCTCGTCATTGTGGGTCGGCCACGTTAAGCACGTGCCGCCAAAGCCCTTCCACCCGGACACGCCCTCGGTCGCCCCGTTGCCGCCTCGCATGGTGCCGATGTTCGACTCGCTCGTGATGATCGGGCCGACCCAACAGCAAGAATTCAGGGACACCCACGGCAACCCGATTCCCCACATGCCATCGATCAACACCAGCTTCCAAACCGCCTGTCGCGACGATTCGTTCGACCTCGGTGTGCACACCAACCGCGGGGCCTGCCTGTGGACCGGCGACTACCTGAATACCGGCGATGGCATCCAGTTGATTGCCGTCGACCCCGCCAGTCCCTCGGTCGCGCTGGGTGGGCGCTCCAAACCCCTTGTGCTGCCCGCGGATGCGCAGGACGGTGCCCGGCTGCTGCCTACCGGATCGGCGGAGTTGGCGCACCGCTCGCTGTTGTTCGCCTCATGTATTCCGTCGCCGGGATGCAGCACCTTCGTATCGGCCGACACCACCGTGTACGACGTGAGCGAGCCGGGCAAGTCGTCATACCGGCCGTTGGGGGTCATGGTCGGCATCTCGCAACCGAGCGGGGTTTCGGTGCCCGGTCGCCGGATGCTGGTGGCGGGCAATATCGGAACCGGCCCCTGGGCGCCGCGGATCGCCTGGCTCACACCGCCGATCGACGATCCGGCCTTCCTGGACTCGTCGGCGTGGGAGAAGGTCGGTCAGATCACCGGTGGCGGGGACCGCGAAAATCAGTTGTTCGCCCTGCCCGCAGGCGGTTTCGGGCTGCTGGATTCCAATGGCTCCGGCGACGCGCACATCGGGCTCAAGCTGTTCCGGACCCCACAGGAGTTGGTCAGCGAGCCCATGACGGTGCTGATCCGCAACGATCCGTCCGATCCGCGGCCGGATGACCCGTTCATGTCCCGGGATCCACACAGGCTGTTGCAGCCGTACGGGCCTCAGGTCGTCAGCATCACCATGAACGCCGACGGCACACAGACGCTGTATTTCCTGGTAAGCCAATGGGTTACCGATCCGACGCGCGCTTACCGAACCATCCTGTATTCCATCGTCTTGGCACCCCAGTACCTGAGCATCTAG
- a CDS encoding TetR/AcrR family transcriptional regulator gives MSVNPRRSRGRPPQTDEQRATTRARILIAAAAVYAEHGYRGTTVARIAERAELSKPTFYAFFDGVAEVITALVTESQQQMLAQWAPVVNAGGALMEQLSAGLDVYLDTAVRGRDSWLVFHIEQHDPSSPARLLRATYESRLIEVIQHALIASGRPAPTAETLGVLLSSMQAGCYRYLSTPSDGRRAVRAAMLRSALALLGTPQDWRQAAERPELFGEG, from the coding sequence ATGTCTGTCAATCCCCGGAGGTCCAGGGGGCGCCCGCCCCAGACCGACGAGCAGCGCGCCACGACGCGCGCTCGAATCCTGATCGCAGCCGCCGCGGTCTACGCCGAGCATGGCTACCGGGGCACTACGGTCGCGCGCATCGCCGAGCGTGCCGAGCTATCGAAACCCACCTTCTATGCGTTCTTCGACGGTGTGGCAGAGGTGATTACGGCGTTGGTGACGGAGAGCCAGCAGCAGATGCTGGCGCAGTGGGCGCCGGTGGTGAATGCCGGCGGCGCCCTGATGGAACAGCTCAGTGCGGGCCTGGACGTGTATCTCGATACGGCCGTGCGCGGCCGCGACTCATGGCTTGTTTTTCATATCGAACAACACGATCCATCGTCGCCCGCTCGCCTGCTACGGGCCACCTACGAGAGCCGGCTCATCGAGGTCATTCAGCACGCGCTGATCGCGAGTGGCAGGCCCGCACCCACGGCGGAGACGTTAGGTGTGCTGCTGTCGAGCATGCAGGCAGGCTGCTATCGGTATCTATCCACGCCCAGCGACGGCAGGCGGGCGGTGCGTGCTGCGATGCTGCGCAGTGCGCTCGCGCTGTTGGGCACGCCGCAGGACTGGCGCCAGGCCGCCGAGCGTCCAGAGCTGTTCGGCGAGGGCTAG
- a CDS encoding dienelactone hydrolase family protein, giving the protein MTDIRIPTPNGEISAILETPDGDGPWPSIIVLHDINGSTPDLRRITKNVASNGYVALAPDLYSRGRIRCITRVLTNLAARRGRAVEEVLAARDYAQTLPYTTSSVGVAGFCMGGGFAMITATEGFDAAAPFYGAMPGPYGDHFEGSCPIVASLGTRDPFVIRGEPRLRKALEAHGIEHDIKKYDAGHSFANQLPMQPLMRIAGFGYSPEAEADAWQRVYTFFAQHLREDDRLQEAR; this is encoded by the coding sequence ATGACCGACATCCGCATTCCGACCCCGAATGGCGAGATCAGCGCCATCCTGGAGACACCCGACGGCGACGGACCCTGGCCGTCGATCATCGTGCTCCACGACATCAACGGCTCGACTCCAGACCTGCGCCGCATCACCAAGAATGTCGCCTCGAACGGCTACGTGGCGCTGGCACCCGATCTGTACTCGCGCGGCCGGATCCGTTGTATCACTAGGGTCTTGACCAATCTCGCCGCTCGTCGCGGGCGGGCCGTCGAGGAGGTGCTGGCCGCCCGTGACTACGCCCAAACGTTGCCGTACACCACCTCTTCGGTGGGAGTGGCCGGCTTCTGCATGGGCGGCGGATTCGCGATGATCACCGCGACCGAGGGATTCGATGCCGCCGCACCCTTCTACGGTGCGATGCCCGGTCCCTACGGAGACCACTTCGAGGGATCGTGCCCCATCGTCGCGAGCCTGGGCACGCGGGACCCGTTCGTCATCCGGGGTGAGCCCCGGTTGCGCAAGGCGCTGGAAGCTCACGGTATTGAGCACGACATCAAGAAGTACGACGCGGGCCACAGTTTCGCCAACCAACTGCCCATGCAACCGCTGATGCGGATCGCCGGATTCGGATACTCCCCCGAAGCCGAAGCAGACGCATGGCAACGGGTCTACACGTTCTTCGCTCAGCACCTTCGCGAGGACGACCGGCTACAGGAGGCTCGATGA
- a CDS encoding class I SAM-dependent methyltransferase has translation MTTTTTPDRIRELIRPDALGGDAHSSAGYLDLLPPPSDQPQRGAQRAMNNPVVAAVYEGPWRWGQTVLYTGITPAAERRRAAESLRLNGAHKLLDVACGPGNFTKYLGQHLDPDAVAVGLDFSEPMLRRAVRTNAADGVGYLRADARTLPFDDGSFDAVCCFAALYLVPEPFKVLDEMVRVLAPGGRIAVMTSCTRGPALVRSTSVKLAALGGLHGFDRSDITSVLRDAGFRDIEQEVRGLSQFVSATKS, from the coding sequence ATGACGACCACGACGACACCGGACCGAATTCGCGAGCTGATCCGGCCCGACGCGCTCGGCGGTGATGCGCACTCGTCGGCCGGATACCTGGATCTACTCCCGCCGCCCTCGGACCAGCCCCAGCGCGGCGCACAGCGCGCCATGAACAATCCCGTGGTCGCCGCGGTCTATGAAGGGCCGTGGCGCTGGGGGCAGACGGTGCTCTACACCGGCATCACCCCGGCCGCCGAACGACGCCGCGCGGCAGAGTCGCTGCGGCTCAACGGGGCCCACAAGCTGCTCGATGTTGCCTGCGGGCCCGGAAACTTCACCAAGTATCTGGGACAGCACCTGGATCCCGACGCAGTGGCGGTCGGGCTGGATTTCTCTGAGCCCATGCTACGGCGCGCGGTCCGGACCAATGCGGCCGACGGTGTTGGCTACCTGCGTGCGGACGCGCGCACTCTGCCGTTCGATGACGGGAGCTTTGATGCGGTGTGCTGTTTTGCCGCACTATATTTGGTACCTGAACCGTTCAAGGTTCTCGACGAGATGGTTCGGGTACTGGCACCGGGCGGCCGTATCGCGGTCATGACCAGCTGCACGCGCGGCCCCGCGCTGGTCCGGTCGACATCCGTCAAACTGGCGGCCCTCGGCGGACTGCACGGATTCGACCGGTCCGACATCACGTCCGTGTTGCGGGACGCGGGATTTCGGGACATCGAGCAGGAAGTCCGGGGCTTATCACAATTCGTGAGTGCGACAAAGAGTTAG